A part of Winslowiella toletana genomic DNA contains:
- a CDS encoding DNA-3-methyladenine glycosylase I — translation MQRCGWVTQDPLYLTYHDSEWGIPQTKGKALYEMICLEGQQAGLSWITVLKKRENYRRAFKGFDPAAVALMGEEELDTLMQDSGLIRHRGKLTAIIVNARAYLAMEAGGEDFADFIWSFVDHQPQINHLTSLAGAPGKTAVSDALSKALKKRGFKFVGSTTCYAFMQACGLVNDHVIDCFCHPDNLS, via the coding sequence ATGCAACGATGCGGCTGGGTAACACAGGATCCTCTCTACCTTACCTATCACGACAGTGAATGGGGTATTCCGCAAACGAAAGGCAAAGCGCTGTATGAAATGATCTGCCTTGAGGGTCAGCAGGCGGGGCTGTCATGGATTACCGTGCTAAAGAAGCGCGAGAACTATCGCCGCGCCTTTAAAGGGTTCGATCCCGCAGCGGTGGCGCTGATGGGTGAAGAGGAACTTGATACGTTAATGCAGGACAGCGGGCTGATTCGCCATCGCGGCAAGCTTACGGCGATTATCGTGAATGCCCGTGCGTATCTGGCGATGGAAGCCGGTGGCGAGGATTTCGCCGATTTTATCTGGAGTTTTGTCGACCACCAGCCGCAGATCAATCATCTGACCAGCCTCGCCGGGGCGCCGGGTAAAACCGCAGTTTCCGATGCGCTGTCAAAAGCGTTAAAAAAGCGCGGTTTTAAATTTGTCGGATCGACTACCTGTTACGCATTTATGCAGGCCTG
- a CDS encoding autotransporter outer membrane beta-barrel domain-containing protein, producing MLQKRERSGRRLAFGGLLAAGLLIFTIQAHAWDQLYVFGDSLSDSGNNGRYTWDGAAHPLYDDILAQKINQTLRPSDDGGTNYAAGGAVAVPALNPIDNTRQQVNAYLSASGGRADGNGLYIHWIGGNDLATAALNPGSAPAIVSSSAFAAASQVQTLLAAGASTVVVPTVPNVGATPALLQQVISVGLLPVADSAVALAFQSLNSQSTLNRGARQQAIQDAMYAAAGALTTVPALQQAIADQLFASWQQLSSQLETLTDSYNQQEDRYLATFNGNIVRVDVNGLFNEVLADPARYGLSNTAGMACPPGVSAALCSVSTPGFAREQAYLFADPLHPSPDVHLLIGDYMQSVLDAPVQVMALNQATQAMARDMRNTLDSRLQQQRHSDNPQGSLSVYGGYAGQHNDVNQPPGDGNATTHNLTLGVDYKLTDSWLVGALVSASDDKQHPTPDYDYKMRGWLVSAYSELAWLAGGWVNADLHFAVADYDDIERRITLGPATRREQGATDGRQLGARVSGGWDFPVTSWLTTGPTLQYAVDYSRVAGYSEQDNLSTSMRFNDQTYHSQIGAVGWRLDSQLGWVNPWAEVSYNHQLGDDVWRAGGGLKSTQTSFTRDSAPQDSNWVDVRVGAHVPLGENLAAFASVSQTEGLSSGEQFMYNLGVSARF from the coding sequence ATGCTGCAGAAAAGAGAGAGGAGTGGTCGCCGTTTAGCCTTTGGGGGGCTGTTAGCGGCCGGGCTTTTAATCTTTACCATTCAGGCGCATGCCTGGGATCAGCTGTATGTGTTTGGCGACAGCCTGAGCGATAGCGGCAATAACGGCCGCTATACCTGGGATGGCGCTGCGCATCCGCTGTATGACGATATTCTGGCGCAAAAGATTAACCAGACGCTGCGTCCTTCCGACGACGGCGGCACCAACTATGCCGCCGGCGGTGCGGTGGCGGTACCGGCGCTTAACCCGATCGATAATACCCGACAGCAGGTCAATGCTTATCTGTCCGCCAGTGGCGGTCGCGCCGATGGCAATGGACTCTATATTCACTGGATTGGCGGTAACGATCTCGCCACAGCGGCGCTGAATCCGGGGTCGGCGCCGGCGATCGTCAGCAGCAGTGCGTTTGCCGCCGCCAGTCAGGTGCAGACGCTACTTGCGGCTGGCGCCAGTACGGTGGTGGTGCCGACGGTGCCGAATGTCGGCGCGACGCCCGCCCTGCTGCAACAGGTTATCAGCGTGGGCTTACTGCCGGTAGCGGACAGTGCGGTGGCGCTGGCTTTTCAGTCGCTAAACAGTCAGAGCACCTTAAACCGCGGCGCGCGTCAGCAGGCGATTCAGGATGCGATGTATGCCGCAGCGGGGGCGCTCACCACGGTGCCGGCGCTGCAACAGGCGATAGCCGATCAACTCTTTGCCAGCTGGCAGCAGCTTAGCAGCCAGCTGGAGACGTTAACCGATAGCTACAACCAGCAGGAAGATCGCTACTTAGCCACATTTAACGGCAATATCGTGCGCGTTGACGTTAATGGCCTGTTTAACGAGGTGCTGGCGGATCCGGCGCGTTACGGGCTAAGCAATACCGCCGGAATGGCCTGTCCGCCGGGCGTTTCTGCGGCGCTATGCAGCGTTTCGACGCCGGGTTTCGCCAGGGAGCAGGCGTATTTATTTGCCGATCCGCTGCATCCCAGTCCGGATGTCCATCTGCTTATCGGCGACTATATGCAGTCGGTACTCGATGCGCCGGTGCAGGTGATGGCGCTCAATCAGGCCACCCAGGCGATGGCGCGTGATATGCGCAATACCCTCGACAGCCGCCTGCAACAGCAGCGCCATAGCGACAATCCGCAGGGGTCGCTAAGTGTGTACGGTGGCTATGCCGGTCAGCATAATGACGTTAATCAGCCGCCGGGAGACGGCAATGCCACCACGCATAACCTGACCCTCGGTGTCGATTATAAACTGACTGATAGCTGGCTGGTCGGGGCGCTGGTTTCCGCATCGGACGATAAGCAGCACCCGACGCCCGATTATGACTATAAAATGCGCGGCTGGCTGGTGTCAGCTTACAGTGAACTGGCATGGCTTGCTGGCGGTTGGGTAAATGCCGATCTGCACTTTGCCGTCGCGGATTACGATGATATTGAGCGACGTATCACCTTAGGCCCGGCGACGCGCAGGGAGCAGGGCGCTACCGATGGCAGGCAGCTGGGCGCGCGCGTTTCCGGCGGCTGGGATTTCCCGGTGACCAGCTGGCTGACTACCGGTCCGACGTTGCAGTATGCCGTCGATTACAGCCGGGTGGCGGGCTACAGCGAGCAGGATAATCTCAGCACCTCGATGCGGTTTAACGATCAGACTTATCATTCACAAATCGGTGCGGTTGGCTGGCGTCTCGACTCGCAACTTGGCTGGGTTAATCCCTGGGCGGAAGTGAGTTACAACCATCAGTTAGGTGATGATGTCTGGCGTGCCGGTGGTGGGCTGAAATCGACGCAGACTTCGTTTACGCGTGACAGCGCGCCGCAGGACAGTAACTGGGTAGATGTCAGAGTTGGGGCGCATGTGCCACTGGGGGAAAACCTGGCGGCCTTTGCCTCAGTTTCACAGACCGAGGGTCTTAGCTCTGGCGAACAATTTATGTATAACCTTGGCGTCAGCGCCCGCTTCTGA
- the dnaT gene encoding primosomal protein DnaT — MSVKILTSTIIGLDAFRQHPLAALASAEQGAVAVFDNNAPVMYAVTPDRLAQLLAIEAASSQARSDVALEDSLFDDHLAHPEAIPVPGGKFALYQGWQPDADFVRLAAVWGVALTSAVTPAELASFVSYWQAEGRMFHHVQWQQKLARSIQLSRAANGGQQKRDLNHLPEPDQSIPDGFRG; from the coding sequence ATGTCTGTCAAAATCTTAACCTCCACGATCATTGGCCTCGATGCGTTTCGCCAACACCCGCTTGCTGCGCTGGCTTCTGCTGAGCAGGGCGCGGTCGCCGTGTTTGATAACAACGCGCCGGTGATGTATGCGGTGACGCCGGATCGGCTGGCTCAGCTGCTGGCGATTGAAGCGGCCTCTTCTCAGGCGCGTTCCGATGTGGCGCTTGAGGATAGCCTGTTTGATGACCATCTGGCCCATCCTGAGGCCATTCCGGTGCCGGGCGGTAAATTCGCGCTCTATCAGGGCTGGCAGCCGGATGCTGATTTTGTTCGTCTGGCGGCAGTCTGGGGCGTGGCGCTAACGTCGGCGGTGACGCCAGCGGAACTGGCCTCATTTGTCAGCTACTGGCAGGCGGAAGGACGCATGTTCCACCATGTGCAGTGGCAGCAAAAACTGGCGCGCAGCATCCAGTTAAGTCGCGCCGCCAATGGCGGCCAGCAGAAACGGGACCTTAACCATCTTCCTGAACCTGACCAATCCATTCCTGATGGCTTTCGAGGTTAG